One genomic segment of Cardinium endosymbiont of Philonthus spinipes includes these proteins:
- the trxB gene encoding thioredoxin-disulfide reductase, translating into MSPIPLVIIGGGPAGYTAAIYAARAGLHPVLYQGPNPGGQLTITGDVENYPGYRNGITGPAMMEDFQAQAERFGTIVKAGTITKVDFAAYPLELILDSGEKVVAKAVIIAAGASAKWLGLPGEKRLYGRGVSACAICDGFFFKGKTVVVVGGGDTAAEESLYLANLCQQVHLLVRKDHMRASKIMQERVLKNPTIQVWFQTEVKDIIGQETVEAIEVINPEATTRIPAAGLFVAIGHQPNTLPFLPYITVDHQGYIQTNPGTTQTNIPGVFAAGDIQDPHYRQAVTAAGTGCMAALDAERFLQQASRN; encoded by the coding sequence ATGTCTCCTATACCACTTGTTATCATTGGAGGAGGGCCTGCTGGTTATACGGCTGCTATTTATGCTGCCCGGGCAGGCCTACATCCCGTTTTATACCAAGGCCCAAACCCAGGTGGTCAATTGACCATTACAGGAGATGTAGAGAATTACCCCGGTTATAGAAATGGCATAACGGGTCCTGCCATGATGGAAGACTTTCAAGCGCAAGCAGAACGGTTTGGCACCATTGTAAAAGCAGGTACCATTACCAAAGTGGATTTTGCTGCCTATCCGCTGGAATTGATCCTAGACAGCGGCGAAAAGGTAGTTGCTAAAGCGGTCATCATTGCTGCTGGCGCCTCTGCAAAATGGCTGGGTTTACCTGGAGAAAAAAGGTTATATGGAAGGGGAGTTTCCGCCTGTGCCATTTGCGATGGTTTCTTTTTTAAGGGAAAAACTGTTGTAGTAGTGGGGGGAGGCGATACTGCCGCAGAGGAATCGCTTTATTTAGCCAACCTTTGCCAGCAGGTTCACCTCCTGGTACGTAAAGACCATATGCGTGCCAGCAAGATTATGCAAGAACGGGTTTTGAAAAACCCAACGATTCAAGTCTGGTTTCAAACAGAGGTTAAAGACATTATAGGCCAAGAAACTGTAGAAGCCATAGAGGTCATTAATCCAGAGGCAACTACTAGGATACCAGCGGCTGGTTTATTTGTAGCCATAGGCCACCAACCAAACACTTTGCCCTTTCTACCCTATATAACAGTAGACCACCAAGGCTATATTCAAACAAATCCAGGCACTACACAAACCAATATTCCTGGCGTCTTTGCGGCTGGGGACATTCAAGATCCCCATTATAGACAAGCTGTAACAGCTGCTGGAACAGGCTGCATGGCCGCACTAGATGCAGAACGTTTTCTACAGCAAGCCTCTAGAAATTGA
- a CDS encoding DMT family transporter: protein MYLPKNSYLQSLFWLSLSILSSCLNDLVTKYLITGLTACQICFFRFSFGSLVLVPIMCHRGSHAFTTERPLLHLFRGLFLSIAMGLYAYSLNAITMSSATVIGFTNPIFVLILARIFLKEQVAPPIWVATLLTCIGMAFILRPTMYNSGALSCILATIVFASLDIINKKYITREPILAMLFFSNLIAACCMLPVAYYYWESPTLFELCLSSILGLGSNLILYFLLKALQQSDVASLAPMKYTEWVLSILLGYLFFQEWPTASTCLGAAIIISCTCFIVYYQNRLKA, encoded by the coding sequence ATGTATCTTCCCAAAAACAGCTACCTACAATCCTTATTTTGGTTATCACTCAGCATCCTTTCAAGTTGCTTGAATGATTTGGTTACCAAATACTTAATCACAGGGCTAACTGCTTGCCAAATCTGTTTTTTTCGTTTTTCCTTTGGTAGTTTGGTGTTAGTGCCTATTATGTGCCACAGAGGTAGTCATGCTTTTACAACAGAACGGCCACTGCTACATCTATTTCGAGGACTATTTTTATCCATTGCAATGGGTTTATATGCCTATAGCCTCAACGCAATAACCATGAGCAGCGCAACGGTCATCGGCTTTACCAATCCTATTTTTGTATTGATATTGGCAAGAATCTTTCTTAAAGAGCAAGTGGCTCCCCCTATATGGGTGGCTACCTTATTGACCTGTATAGGCATGGCTTTCATATTGCGTCCTACTATGTATAATAGCGGAGCCTTATCCTGTATATTGGCAACCATTGTTTTTGCCTCATTGGACATTATCAATAAAAAGTATATTACACGCGAGCCCATCCTTGCCATGCTTTTCTTTTCCAATTTGATCGCTGCTTGTTGCATGTTACCAGTAGCCTACTATTATTGGGAAAGCCCTACCCTATTTGAGCTATGCTTGTCAAGCATACTGGGCCTTGGCAGCAATCTTATTCTTTATTTCCTATTAAAAGCATTACAGCAATCAGATGTAGCTTCCTTAGCACCGATGAAGTATACCGAGTGGGTCCTTTCTATCCTATTGGGCTATCTTTTTTTTCAGGAATGGCCAACGGCCAGCACCTGTTTAGGAGCAGCCATAATTATTTCTTGCACCTGTTTTATCGTCTACTACCAAAATAGATTAAAAGCATAG
- a CDS encoding glycosyltransferase family 61 protein has product MQYNHHTRSAKAYILLSLFSIYLSLSFTPIAAANITQPTGCIKANELLKEVGTKTDLLQEQRSSQFILSLIDGVVVNEGGIVTNNGKVLIDTQTSYKDQHRLLKKGRNIADESPRFFKGNLAVISSPGQENWYHFLLQVLPRLKILKESKITFDKIYINNLKYPFQKAALAHILKVLQIPKEKILAIDGDSIIQAKQLIVPSVPFIPCKGRPLPGWLKTFLRNSFLNYADLKGNKSLLSEKIYISRAQATIRRIANEKELTDYLKKRGFKVVYLEHLNPFEQAYLFNNAKIIMGPHGSGFANLIFAQPTTKVIEIDHGTDEARSFYKRFCAIMDCIYHPFYVDHVTEDHLEEDMHVDIAAFETFLNRINLKL; this is encoded by the coding sequence ATGCAATACAACCATCACACTAGAAGCGCTAAGGCCTACATCTTGCTGAGTCTATTTAGCATATACCTCTCTTTGTCGTTTACGCCCATTGCAGCGGCCAATATAACCCAGCCAACAGGCTGTATAAAAGCCAATGAGCTATTAAAAGAGGTAGGAACCAAAACAGATTTACTCCAAGAGCAGCGTTCTAGTCAATTTATACTCTCTCTTATAGATGGCGTAGTAGTCAATGAAGGGGGAATAGTGACCAATAATGGCAAAGTTCTGATAGATACACAGACGTCCTATAAGGATCAACACCGCCTTTTAAAGAAAGGGCGCAATATCGCAGATGAAAGCCCTAGATTTTTTAAAGGTAACCTTGCTGTTATATCTTCACCAGGCCAAGAAAATTGGTACCATTTTTTGCTACAAGTATTACCTCGACTAAAAATCTTAAAGGAATCCAAAATAACATTTGATAAAATCTATATCAACAATTTAAAGTACCCCTTCCAAAAAGCTGCTTTAGCCCATATTTTGAAGGTTTTGCAAATTCCTAAAGAAAAAATTCTAGCAATTGATGGTGATTCCATTATACAAGCAAAACAGTTAATTGTACCATCGGTTCCATTTATTCCTTGTAAAGGGAGACCCCTTCCGGGTTGGCTGAAAACTTTTTTAAGGAACAGCTTTTTGAATTATGCTGATTTGAAGGGAAATAAGTCATTACTTTCGGAAAAAATTTATATTTCCAGGGCACAAGCTACCATAAGGCGTATAGCTAATGAAAAGGAATTAACTGACTACCTTAAGAAAAGAGGTTTTAAAGTTGTATATTTGGAGCATCTGAATCCATTTGAGCAAGCCTATTTATTTAACAATGCAAAAATCATTATGGGTCCCCATGGATCTGGTTTTGCCAATTTAATATTTGCGCAACCAACCACTAAAGTAATAGAAATTGATCATGGTACAGATGAGGCTAGGAGTTTTTATAAAAGGTTTTGTGCCATAATGGATTGTATATACCATCCTTTTTATGTAGACCATGTAACTGAAGACCATTTAGAAGAAGATATGCATGTTGATATAGCAGCGTTTGAAACGTTTCTTAATAGGATTAATTTAAAGCTATAA
- a CDS encoding IS5 family transposase, with amino-acid sequence MSLKQTKQLSFSDISANKRKCKHTFFDQINKLVNWSVVEKALRLHYPKGLRLSGKPAYSPLLLFKMLLLQTWYGLSDYAVEEEVNDRITFSRFCGISMDSSVPDHSVLSRFRTTLTEKNALEKLLHIINNQLSDHGVLVQNGSAAVDASITPTPRRPKGKKSYDLHEDGTITTAESYQKGVDPEASWIKKGHHLYYGYKRHVLVESKEGLVLAVGTTKASSHDSGHLQVLLDKVRLKSGSRLYADKGYSGSPNENLLKKKKLKSAIQKKGARNNPLSPTAKRFNKLVSKTRYKVERVFGSIKSWFRSSGARYIGLAKTHTQHVMEAIAYNLYRSPNIILRGI; translated from the coding sequence ATGTCGCTCAAGCAAACTAAGCAATTAAGTTTTTCAGATATTTCCGCCAATAAGCGTAAGTGCAAACACACTTTCTTTGATCAAATCAACAAGCTAGTTAATTGGTCAGTAGTAGAAAAAGCACTCCGATTACATTATCCTAAAGGTTTACGTTTATCAGGCAAACCGGCCTATAGTCCTCTGCTTCTATTCAAAATGCTATTGCTACAGACGTGGTATGGCTTGAGCGACTATGCAGTCGAAGAAGAAGTGAATGATCGTATCACTTTTAGCAGATTTTGTGGTATTTCGATGGATAGTTCTGTTCCAGATCATAGTGTACTAAGTAGATTTAGAACTACCCTTACAGAGAAGAATGCTTTAGAAAAGTTATTGCATATCATTAATAATCAGCTATCTGATCATGGTGTATTGGTTCAAAACGGTTCAGCAGCTGTAGATGCTTCTATTACCCCTACCCCTAGACGCCCTAAAGGTAAAAAAAGCTACGATCTGCATGAAGATGGAACCATAACCACAGCTGAAAGTTATCAAAAAGGAGTAGATCCAGAAGCAAGTTGGATAAAAAAAGGCCATCATCTCTACTATGGCTATAAGCGGCATGTTCTTGTGGAAAGCAAAGAGGGGTTGGTGCTAGCCGTAGGTACCACAAAAGCATCTAGTCATGATAGTGGGCATTTACAGGTATTATTGGATAAAGTAAGGCTAAAATCAGGCAGCAGACTCTATGCAGATAAAGGCTATAGCGGGTCGCCCAACGAAAATTTACTAAAGAAAAAGAAGTTAAAATCAGCTATTCAGAAAAAAGGGGCTAGAAACAATCCTTTATCACCCACTGCTAAACGGTTTAATAAATTAGTATCTAAAACGCGCTATAAAGTAGAACGGGTATTTGGAAGTATTAAAAGTTGGTTCCGTAGCTCAGGAGCCAGATATATAGGCCTTGCTAAAACCCATACGCAACATGTTATGGAGGCAATAGCCTATAACTTATATAGGTCCCCAAACATCATATTAAGAGGTATCTAG